One Glutamicibacter mishrai genomic window carries:
- the mshD gene encoding mycothiol synthase, which produces MSELPQTTVSIQHVPSELDERTLSDVRHLATEAQNVDGNPPLSDQTLVALAADDAGENIMTLLAEVGEGAEAVLAGIAVLVREAQDQPWVLELVVHPQHRQAGIGRALLTKLNELVDLTKVQAWAHGDHEAAKKLAAKTGLSRVRELYRMRREGTDFIEEPPADRRFTVRSFRVGEDEPAWLEANSKAFEHHPEQGSLSLSDLDARMAEDWFDPSGFFLAFDSEQNLLAYHWTKIHPASGDAFRPTGEVYVVGVVPEAQGMGLGRSLTIAGINYLLELGVDAVILYVDADNEPAVKLYRSLGFTLWDADIMYGPKPID; this is translated from the coding sequence ATGAGTGAACTGCCACAGACCACAGTATCCATTCAACACGTGCCATCCGAGTTGGATGAACGCACCCTGAGCGATGTCCGCCATCTGGCTACAGAGGCTCAGAACGTCGACGGCAATCCCCCGCTGAGCGACCAGACACTGGTTGCCCTGGCAGCTGACGATGCCGGCGAGAACATCATGACCCTGCTCGCTGAAGTCGGGGAAGGCGCCGAAGCAGTTCTGGCCGGTATCGCCGTGCTCGTGCGTGAAGCGCAGGATCAGCCATGGGTGCTGGAACTTGTGGTTCACCCGCAGCACCGCCAAGCAGGCATCGGCCGCGCCCTGCTGACCAAGCTCAACGAGCTGGTGGACCTGACCAAGGTTCAGGCTTGGGCTCATGGCGATCACGAGGCAGCCAAGAAGCTCGCCGCGAAAACCGGGCTGAGCCGCGTGCGCGAGCTTTACCGCATGCGCCGCGAAGGCACCGATTTCATCGAAGAGCCACCGGCTGACCGCCGCTTCACGGTTCGCAGCTTCCGAGTCGGCGAAGATGAGCCTGCCTGGCTTGAAGCAAACTCCAAGGCATTTGAGCATCACCCGGAGCAGGGCTCGCTAAGCCTCTCGGATCTGGATGCCCGCATGGCCGAGGACTGGTTCGATCCTTCTGGCTTCTTCCTCGCTTTTGATTCCGAGCAGAATCTCTTGGCTTATCACTGGACCAAGATCCACCCAGCCTCCGGCGATGCCTTCCGCCCGACTGGCGAAGTCTATGTAGTGGGCGTGGTTCCTGAGGCGCAGGGCATGGGCTTGGGACGTTCCCTGACTATCGCCGGCATCAACTACCTTCTGGAGCTCGGTGTCGATGCGGTGATCCTCTATGTGGATGCAGATAATGAGCCTGCCGTGAAGCTCTACCGTTCATTGGGCTTCACACTTTGGGACGCTGACATTATGTACGGTCCGAAACCGATAGACTAG
- a CDS encoding YgfZ/GcvT domain-containing protein, with translation MSTGYQSVLLQREGAVEAGGVDAGVAAHYGAPTREARKLAEGQAIADLSHFDVLEIRGADRQSWLDTLSTQRINTLQPGQCTQTLLLSVQGRVEHEMKVLVDQDRLVLIVEPGAGEALEQFLNSMRFMLRVEINNLSQTHGVLAATRPIPSAGALTWIDPWPGVAPGGWAYSREDHPGKDRPWLLHVVAIDELEAAVANEELAGMMAVEALRIAAWEPRFGAEIDEKTIPHELDWLRTAVHLEKGCYKGQETVARVHNVGHPPRRVVFLDLDGSMHTLPSTGAEVKLGERTVGRVTSATLHYEAGPIALAVIKRNVDPESVLSVVDGETSYPASQDVIVAPDAGQVAGRFTGFLRTPPQD, from the coding sequence ATGAGCACTGGATACCAGTCGGTGCTTCTGCAGCGCGAAGGCGCAGTGGAAGCGGGCGGCGTAGATGCCGGCGTAGCTGCGCACTACGGTGCCCCCACCCGTGAAGCACGCAAGCTGGCAGAAGGCCAAGCGATTGCCGACCTGAGCCACTTTGATGTGCTGGAGATCCGCGGCGCGGACCGCCAAAGCTGGCTCGACACCCTGAGCACCCAGCGCATTAATACCCTGCAGCCAGGCCAGTGCACGCAGACGCTGCTGCTCTCGGTGCAGGGCCGCGTTGAGCACGAGATGAAGGTTCTGGTTGACCAGGACCGCCTGGTTCTCATTGTCGAGCCCGGCGCAGGCGAAGCCCTGGAGCAGTTCCTGAACTCGATGCGTTTCATGTTGCGCGTTGAGATCAACAACCTCTCGCAGACCCATGGCGTGCTAGCTGCCACCCGCCCCATTCCAAGCGCCGGAGCGCTGACGTGGATTGATCCATGGCCAGGTGTTGCTCCGGGCGGATGGGCCTATTCCCGCGAAGACCACCCAGGCAAGGACCGTCCGTGGCTTTTGCATGTGGTGGCCATCGACGAGCTGGAAGCAGCCGTGGCCAATGAAGAATTGGCTGGCATGATGGCGGTCGAGGCCTTGCGCATCGCCGCTTGGGAGCCGCGTTTCGGTGCCGAGATCGATGAGAAGACCATTCCGCATGAACTGGACTGGCTGCGCACCGCAGTGCATCTGGAAAAGGGCTGCTACAAGGGACAGGAAACGGTTGCCCGGGTGCACAACGTCGGGCACCCTCCGCGCCGCGTCGTATTCCTGGACCTCGACGGTTCGATGCACACTCTCCCGTCCACCGGCGCCGAGGTCAAGCTGGGCGAGCGGACCGTAGGGCGAGTTACCTCGGCAACCTTGCACTATGAGGCAGGGCCGATTGCCTTGGCCGTGATCAAGCGCAACGTGGATCCAGAATCCGTGCTGAGCGTTGTTGATGGCGAAACCAGCTACCCGGCGTCCCAGGATGTCATTGTGGCTCCTGACGCCGGCCAGGTGGCAGGACGCTTCACCGGCTTCCTGCGCACCCCGCCGCAGGACTAG
- a CDS encoding 6-phosphofructokinase yields the protein MRVGIMTSGGDCPGLNAVIRGAVLNGIKSYDYEFVGFRDGWRGVKEGDFFDLPRTAVRGIAKQGGTILGTSRTNAFEGELGGAENISRVLKDNNIDALIAIGGEGTLAGAQRLCAEGLPIVGVPKTIDNDLDATDYTFGFDTANQIAVEAIDRLRTTGDSHHRCMVAEVMGRHVGWIAMHAGMASGAHAILIPEVSTPMEQICEWVSEAHERGRAPLVVVAEGFVPEGMEEAFSVRGVDTFGRARLGGIGEMLAPVIEERTGIETRATVLGHIQRGGVPTAFDRVLATRLGMAATNSVNENAWGTMVALHGTKVLRVPLRAALNNLKRVPMDRYEEAAILFG from the coding sequence ATGCGCGTTGGAATCATGACCTCGGGCGGAGACTGCCCAGGCCTGAATGCCGTCATCCGAGGAGCCGTTCTGAACGGCATCAAGAGCTACGACTATGAGTTCGTTGGCTTCCGCGATGGCTGGCGCGGCGTCAAGGAGGGCGACTTCTTCGACCTGCCGCGTACCGCGGTCCGAGGCATTGCCAAGCAGGGTGGAACCATCCTGGGCACCTCGCGCACCAACGCTTTCGAAGGCGAGTTGGGCGGCGCGGAAAACATCTCCCGCGTGCTCAAGGACAACAACATCGATGCCCTGATCGCCATCGGCGGCGAAGGCACCCTGGCCGGTGCCCAGCGCTTGTGCGCCGAGGGCCTGCCGATTGTCGGCGTTCCCAAGACCATCGACAACGACTTGGATGCCACCGACTACACCTTCGGTTTTGATACCGCCAACCAGATCGCTGTCGAGGCCATCGACCGCCTGCGCACCACCGGCGACTCGCACCACCGCTGCATGGTCGCTGAAGTCATGGGCCGCCACGTTGGCTGGATCGCCATGCACGCCGGTATGGCCTCAGGCGCCCACGCCATTTTGATTCCAGAGGTCTCGACCCCAATGGAACAGATCTGCGAGTGGGTGTCCGAAGCCCATGAACGCGGCCGCGCTCCGTTGGTGGTTGTCGCTGAGGGCTTTGTTCCCGAAGGCATGGAAGAAGCGTTCTCGGTACGCGGCGTGGATACCTTTGGCCGCGCGCGTCTGGGTGGCATTGGCGAAATGCTGGCCCCGGTCATTGAAGAGCGCACCGGCATCGAGACCCGCGCTACGGTGCTTGGACACATCCAGCGCGGTGGCGTTCCTACCGCGTTCGACCGCGTGCTGGCCACCCGTCTGGGCATGGCGGCTACCAATTCGGTGAACGAAAATGCGTGGGGCACCATGGTCGCACTGCACGGAACCAAGGTTCTGCGTGTGCCGTTGCGAGCCGCATTGAACAACCTCAAGCGCGTGCCAATGGACCGCTACGAGGAAGCTGCGATCCTCTTCGGATAA
- a CDS encoding winged helix-turn-helix domain-containing protein: MAHLLLLSNHAENAAEVLPALELLLHEISFLPASTESLSQVPECDAVILDARTDLIPARSLAQILHANLNLPLLLVVSEGALGILNSEWHAADFLLPSAIPAELDARIRLMLASIPDAAPAPEPAENTSGLRIDELSYTARIDNRMLDLTYKEFELLKYLAQFPGRVFTREQLLHEVWGYDYYGGTRTVDVHVRRLRAKLGTDHEQLIGTVRNVGYRFHTEA, translated from the coding sequence TTGGCCCACCTACTGCTACTTAGCAATCATGCCGAGAATGCGGCCGAAGTTCTTCCGGCACTCGAATTACTACTGCATGAAATTTCTTTCCTCCCGGCTAGCACCGAATCGCTGAGCCAAGTTCCAGAATGTGACGCCGTCATCCTCGATGCGCGCACCGATCTGATTCCAGCCCGTTCGCTGGCACAGATCCTTCACGCGAATCTGAACTTGCCGCTTCTGCTGGTCGTCAGCGAGGGCGCTTTGGGAATCTTGAATTCCGAATGGCATGCAGCCGACTTCTTGTTGCCCTCCGCAATTCCGGCAGAACTCGATGCACGAATCCGCCTGATGCTAGCAAGCATCCCGGATGCCGCACCGGCTCCGGAACCAGCTGAAAACACTTCAGGACTGCGCATCGATGAGCTGAGCTACACCGCTCGCATTGATAACCGCATGCTGGATCTTACGTACAAGGAATTCGAGCTGTTGAAGTACCTGGCCCAGTTCCCTGGCCGGGTCTTCACTCGTGAGCAGCTGCTGCACGAAGTCTGGGGCTACGACTACTACGGTGGCACCCGGACCGTCGACGTTCACGTCCGTCGCCTGCGCGCCAAACTGGGCACTGATCACGAACAACTCATTGGAACAGTGCGTAACGTAGGTTATCGCTTCCACACCGAAGCATAA
- a CDS encoding FABP family protein has protein sequence MAFDLPTDLTPELVPFAWLIGTWEGAGRLGEGEAEDEYFWQQVTFRDVGGPYLEYRSEAWLTEADGTKLRILAVENGFWSLDRQQQDADAGPGMTPGDIFPVLRSADDVQKLHTDEGFKIQAHIVQPGGISELYYGLIDGPRIQLATEGLLRSKNAKAYASSTRIYGLVNGELFWRWDVSEGNLDLKAHASAALKRVAAEDSVN, from the coding sequence ATGGCATTTGATCTCCCTACGGACCTCACCCCGGAACTAGTACCTTTCGCATGGCTCATCGGCACTTGGGAAGGTGCTGGCCGGCTTGGCGAAGGCGAAGCCGAGGACGAGTACTTTTGGCAGCAAGTCACCTTCCGTGACGTTGGCGGCCCATATCTCGAATACCGCAGCGAAGCGTGGCTCACTGAAGCCGACGGAACCAAGCTGCGGATTCTTGCCGTTGAAAACGGTTTCTGGTCCCTGGACCGCCAGCAGCAGGACGCTGACGCCGGCCCAGGCATGACCCCCGGCGACATTTTCCCGGTCTTGCGTTCAGCCGATGACGTGCAGAAGCTTCACACCGATGAAGGCTTCAAGATCCAGGCCCACATCGTGCAGCCAGGTGGCATCTCCGAGCTGTACTACGGCTTGATCGATGGACCACGCATCCAGTTGGCCACCGAAGGCCTGCTGCGCAGCAAGAATGCCAAGGCCTACGCTTCCTCGACCCGCATCTACGGATTGGTCAACGGCGAGCTGTTCTGGCGTTGGGATGTCTCCGAAGGAAACCTGGACCTGAAGGCCCACGCCTCGGCTGCGCTCAAGCGCGTTGCCGCAGAAGACTCGGTGAACTGA